The window ctGATAAAGAAACCTCATAAGCTCAACGAATGAAATTCGATACAgtttctctaattttcaagttaagttaatgttttaaattcaaaacacacacgattataaaaataaacgaTTGCTGATGTCAAATAACGAAATTACTTATCAATTAAGACATctaatcaaaacaaaataaataataataataatttagaaagtaagtatttaataatttagaacgatagaaaatgttaaaacatTAGATGGGGTCACGGATACCATCCCGTCAGATTTGACGGCGATGTGAAGGAGGGTTAGTTTATGAaccattaaataaaaatattttaatatgtccattttacaaaaaatacattatttattttcttatcaatAAATTGGGATTGGAATAAATCACAGCTTTCTTTGGCTACAATAAAGggataattattaattaagctATTTTAAGACAAGAAAAGTAAGAAGTAGGCCTTCAAGGCGAACCAAGGCGGCAAAAAGCCACCGGCCACCATCACCGCCACATTTCCGTCCGCCACAGAATTTTCCAACTGCTTTGTCgcatttacttttttttaattcttctcgATCGTTGAAAAtgattgagagagagagaagcagAGTCTTGTATTCTTCCTGTTGATTCGTTGAATTTGAGTCAATTTTTGGGGATCTCTCCCTCTGTTTCTTCGATTCACGGTGGATATGGAGCAGATAGGTCAAACGGAGGTTTGTGCTCCGAGGTCTCTGCAAGTATGGCAAGCTTTCATGGATTggctctctttcttttttcatgttATTGTTCAGATCGTGCGCGGTGCTCCTTCTTTGCCTCAGATTTTGTCCTACATCGGTTTTagatttcctcttcttccttcatCTGCGCCATCTTTTAAACCCTTGCCTGCTGCTGAGCTTCCTCTTCATCAGTtttcaacaaagaaaattagcTCTCTTAGTGATTTGGATGATGGTGGAGGTCAAGATCGCCCTCTGGAAAAAGTTACGGTAATGGTCGTCgcgttttcttcttttcttctatattttttaagaaaacctGAGgctaaatttatgtttgaggACATAATAAAAGCAGTGAACACTAGGAGCTGGCTCCATTTCAGTTTGCGATTGACTGATTTTCTGGATAGTTTAGCTGTCTTGTGTATGTGATTTCAATGTATAGCTGTTATGTTGAATTGAATTCTTATTTCCGTTGGTTATGAGCTTCTCCCGTATTTATTTGGCTATCATTGCTATCTTTATCCGAAGAACTATTGTTATAATGTTAAGAATGTACTTATGTACCAAGGTTACTATACAGTTTATGCATTTAATGCTTTAATTGCTCATTCAGGTTGTTCTTGATTTGGATGAAACATTGGTTTGTGCATACGAAACATCCAGTTTGCCGGCCGTTTTTCGCACTCAAGCAACAGAAGCTGGTTTGAATTGGTTTGAGCTGGAATGTGTATCCTCGGACAAGGTAACGCTGGAGATCTCTCTTTCAAGCCTACAgcctttctaatttttctttgaaatatatagtttatcgATTAATTTTGGTAGTTCTACTGAAGGAAATTGAAGGAAAGCCGAAGATCAGTTATGTGACTGTGTTCGAACGTCCTGGATTGCATGAGTTCTTGAGCCAGGCTGCTGAATTTGCtgatcttattttatttactgcTGGTCTTGAAGGTGTGGCATTGATTTATCAGTATCTTTTGCAACATTTCTCTTGTTATTCTATTGTCATATGCGGTTTCTTATGGACGTACAGGTTATGCTAAACCACTGGTTGACAGAATAGATACAGAGGGAAGATTTAGCCATCGACTTTATCGACCATCAACAGTTAGCACGTAAGCGTTTCTTCATATTCTCAGGATAAATATCTTCGGTGTAGTTTATGATTTACCTCTTTTGAGTTTGGAGTCTGAGATTACTCTTTGCCTGGAATAGAACTTAGTCAAGCAAGCATTTCCATTGACGAcagattttgtgttttaagGCTTTGTACATGTTTTTGACTTTTAGTTATCGAAGAGGATATTGAATTGAAGAATACATATTTAGATTCAagatttattaattctttgcACCATCTTTTCATCTGTTCTTGTTGTTAGAGTGTATATGGAATTGATGACTatcaatttagaattttaagggtttttcttcttcttgttcaattttttaaatcttcaaattgCAGAGAATACAGAGAACACGTAAAAGATTTATCCTGTATACAGAGAGATCTCTCAAGAGTTGTTATTATCGACAACAACCCTTTTAGTTTCTTGCTGCAACCAACGAATGGAATCCCATGCCTTCCATTCTCTCCAGCACAGCCTGCTGATAATCAGGTAGGAGGCTTCTCTTCCGACAACTACTGTCTTAACAGAATTTGGATGGTCTATTCCATTAGATACTCACTTACCCTTTGTTCCATTTTGTGTCTTCAGCTTTTAGAGGTTCTCCTCCCTCTCCTCAAACACCTCGCCCTGGAAAAAGATGTCAGACCCATTCTGTATGAAAGATTTCACATGCCTGAATGGTTTCAGATCCATGGAATTCCTTAGAATGAGAAGTGCAAGAAAAACAGTAGCTACCATGTTGATTGAAGCATGCTATTAAGCCAGTCTGCGCATTCTTTCCATTTAGAACTTTAGGATATCGAGTAAGAAGAAATTCACAAGATATATTCACAATGTATGTTATATCCACCTTAGGTTAATGTATCGATTCAGCAAAACTGCAATCATTTAAAGAAGTGTACTCTTGAATCTTAATTCTTTTGTATAATTACACTTTAGGACGTCACAAGGTAATCAGATGTATTAGTAGAGTTTTGTTATCCAAGTGTAAGTCTTCGGTTTCAGCTTCAATTGAGCTCCTTTGAAAACTTAGTACCACATGCATGTTTACTTGATAGTTTCTATCTAATACAGGAAGAGCTTCAGATATGGTAAACCCGAAGACCAAATAACAACTTCTCCTGGGCTTCTTCATGGAAAGGAGAAGGCCCATAAACGGTTTTCATGGAGAAAAACAAGGGCCtgtttgtttggttttctttttaaacagaACAGAAGTGACAGCGATGACTCATTTTGATGAGTAACAGAGAAGTTGCCATTTGGCATTGGATAAGTTGAGACTGTAAAGAGGGAAGCGATGGCGGTGCAGCTCAGCTATCTTTACGGTGTACCAATAAGGCAAAGACCACTGCTGCTGTCACCACTCACAAGGCGGAGGACCGCCGTATCTCAGGTGAGAGCTGTGGCAAAAAATGCTCAAGAGCTGCTGAAATCCGGCGAGGTTGAGGCAATTAGGCCAAAGGAAGCAGCAACAGCCATAGATTCCGAGGGGTTTAAGCTTTTGGACATAAGGCCGGCATGGGAGTGGGAGAAAGCTAGAGTGAAAGAGTCGGTGCATGTGGCGCTGTTTGTGAAGGATGAGGATTATGGTCCTATTGGTCTTTTGAAGAAATGGGTGCATTTTGGTTACATTGGACTGTGGACTGGCCAAAACTTGACGACCTTGAATCCTGATTTTATTAAGGAAGTGGAAGCGGCTGTTCCTGATAAGAACACGAAGCTCCTTGTGGCTTGTGGGGAAGGACTAAGGTgagatttttagttttctttttgctattCAGTTCGCTTTTAGTGGTTACTTTCTTGTGGCCGCCATCATTTCTTTGGCTAATTCCCTTCCCTTCCTATCAAGCATCGATCTCGGATGGAAAATCTGCTTTGATGGACAATTTTTTTGAAGGCCCATTTAAAAGTTTgacccaattttaaaaaattaaaatttctttttactttttctttttttaaaacactacGCTCACGTCATTGCTAGTGAAATGGCTAAACCAACCATAGATGCTCGGCAGCTCGTGTGATGGCTTCACACCTTACACCTTGGTTCTTGCTCCTCCCCTTTGATTCTCAATCTCGGGGTCTTCCTCCAATTTTTACCTCATTCCTTCTCCAATTTgcaacttttttatattaaaaaaaatcataatctGTAATTTGGAGCAAGAATCGATGATAGGGGGAGAGCATCCAGGTAGCAAGAGTGAGAATTGAGAAGGGTTGAGCATAGGGGAAGCCAATTGTCGTAGGATGGAGGAGCCAGAGACATGCACTTATGGTTGTTTTGGTAATATCCCCAACAATGACGCAAGCAGAATGGCCCAAAATAAAACTTGGTTTTCCAAACAGGTCTTATGTACAAAAAGTAGGGGGCTCTATTTCGTTCTTTCTATCTTGACCTTTATGTCaggttgattttgtttttgctgaTAAGATTTCGAAGCttaaatgttcaattttaattttgcataaagaaaagttactttagaaaatgtaaagtTAGAATAAGAATTTTGGGAAAGACGCCATTTTGCCTTTACTCTCTAATTTCAAATAGTGTTCGTCAGGCATCTTGAAGTTTCcacattcttttaaataaatagataaacaACAAGTTATTAGTTTTGGGTCCgtaaatgtttgattttgtaattattaaattcttgacctattcaacatttttaaaattcagtCCTATAGGCTACACTTATCTCACATGACGTATAACATTTGTACAGTAGATCAATTAATTTGTTGACAGAAATATTCTCATATTCATTTAGCAAATGTGTATGATCTAGTGTATGGCAGTCAATTATGAAAACAATATATTGACGTGTTATAAACAATATAACCTTACAATACAACAATGGTACAAAATAGTGCAACCTTAAACAAGTCAATCGTAcctaatatataaatgtattaaTAGTTAATCTCAAAGATTCCATCATCATGCAGAGAATTTAAAACTTGTGTgaaatgaatttataattattacaaaaattcctagaaagaaataagaaacacTTTGAAGCATGTTGAAGAAGTTGGAAGGCATAGGTTTGCTCATTTTGGTACAAGAAGTGTGTACTTGTATATCCatcttttcttaaaacatttcttttacaTCTTATTAACTCTTGCTTTTCTTACACCTTACTAACTTCGGCCTCTTAGTTCATAACTCTTGACCCAAACATCTCATTCTGAGATATCCTTTTTATTACATCTATACAATTACTAGATTATTTGTTACTATATGTTTGGCAGAtggataaattttaaaagaattaaaatatatcacaaATTTATGTGGCTTaggatcttttttttattttttttaatgacatTTATGTGCCTTAGTTGAAACCTAGACTTtcttaaaactatttattaagcACAAGattgaaaagttgaagatCTGTCGGAGACTAGTTGTGACCTTTTTGAAACAAGTTTACATGCTTCTCTATGAATTCTCTAcctctaaaactaaaatgatagCCAACTAAAATGGTGAGATATATTGTAATGTAAAGGTTGGAATGTTTTAGgctataaaaaaatggtcCAAAAGACTTCTTGCCGACTGCACATTTAACCAAAATTCTTGTTGGTTTGATGTCTTGCCTTCGTTTCCCAAGTTCAGGTCTTTGATCGCAGTTTCAAAGTTACACAAAGAAGGTTACAAGAACTTGGGATGGCTGGCCGGAGGCTTCAATCGTACTGATGAGACCGACTTCCCGTCGGTTGAAGGGCCCGAGAAACTACAATATGCAACAATCGGAGGAGTTTCTTACTACTTCCTCCAATTGCTTATCCTTTTGCAAGCTGTGGGTAAAAACAACTGAGTCCATTTCTTACACTGTTTGTATCCGAAACTAAATAGCTTCAAGCAAGTTAATGGATTGTATGGAGAGATTTGTTGTAATAATCTTGAGAAATCCAATACATTCAAAGGTGTGAAAACTCCACCAGAAATTAAACACAAAGGATTTTAATCTAACATTATAGTTCAAGAGCCATAAAGAAGGGAGTTGAAAGcaattcaatccaaacagGAAATTAAATTCCTTATAACCTATATATGTTTAGACTGTAAATTGCTAGAAACTATAGCTTCCCAGATCCAAAGAAAAGGGATTAGAAATTGTTATACCATCACAAGCAGAGTCGCCGGATAAGGATGGTCTACTCCGATCTGTTGGCGAACCTTTCAACCTTTTCGTTCAAGTTCAGTCCGACCATAGCCTCACCGAGCCCACAGCTCACTTCCGCCAGCACCTCCGGATCGTTGTAATGAGTAACAGCCTGCACAATCGCTCTGGCTCGCCTCGCTGGGTCGCCGCTCTTGAACACACCGGAGCCGACGAATACACCGTCACAACCGAGCTGCATCATCAGCGCTGCATCTGCCGGCGTGGCCACACCACCAGCGGCAAATTGAACAACCGGAAGCCTGCCGAGCTGCTTCGTCTGTAGCACCAAATCATATGGCGCAGCGATCTTCTTGGCAAAGGTAAAGACCTCATCGTCGTCCATGTTCCTCAACAACCTGATATCCCCCATCACGGACCGCACGTGCCGCACAGCCTCAATGATATTGCCGGTACCGGCCTCACCCTTGGTTCTGATCATTGCCGCCCCTTCACGAATACGCCGCAGCGCCTCACCGAGGTTACGGCAGCCACAAACAAAAGGAATGCGGAAGTTGTGCTTGTTGATGTGGTTTTCTTCATCAGCGAGAGTAAGAACTTCGCTCTCATCCACATAATCAATACCAATGGCCTCAAGAATCTGAGCTTCAACGAAATGACCGATTCGAGCCTTCGCCATGACCGGAATCGTAACAGCTTGTTTGATTTCCTTGATGAGTTGAGGGTCACTCATTCTGGCAACACCGCCTTGGGCTCGGATGTCTGCAGGAACTCTTTCGAGAGCCATGACAGCGCAAGCTCCAGCCTCTTCAGCGACACGAGCCTGCTCGGCGTTAACGACGTCCATAATTACACCGCCGCGGAGCATTTGAGCCAATCCAACTTTCACAGAGAAGGGGGATTGTTTCGTCTCCGTGAGAGCTCCGTTACCGTACACCGCTACAACACCAGATCCTGCCATTGTCGCCGGAAAAAGAAGCGAAGAATATGGCGGCgtatgagaaaataaaaggtgaAAGAAGAAGCAGCCGCAGTGGAAAGgctaaagaaagaagaaggaagtgACGAGAAATTGAGGCAGAGAGAGGCGGTTTAAGTAAAGGATGTTCTCGAATGATCCTATCGAGAAGAGTTGCGTGGACCACACGTCAATCCCACGCGCGTGGAAAGGAACCAAGTGGGGGCCCACTGAGTCGTTTATCGTTGTAAAAAAGTATTCGAATCCAACGGTTGTAAGGGAGCGATCAGGAAGCGTTACAATGGACGTGGTTTCCATGTTTACTTGCTACAATTGAAACCACGCATTTTGATATCTGAAGGCCTCGTTTTGCGCACTTTAGAGCTTTGATACGTGGCGCCTCTTGGTTCGATggcttctttttcaatttcttttatttctttttttatttatcaaaattatataaaaataggtcatttacataaaatattttggaacaaaatataaactatttacattctatacagtaaaaagaaaaaaaaaaccttgcTCTTCTgttaaaatgatttatgatGATCTCAAACGAGTTCTTAACTCAATTTATgtaatattattgttgaataTAATTTGAGTGAATCGAGCTGGGAAGTTGCTAAATGGGTAAGTTGTGAATTGGCTTAAGTTTCCTTCTTCGTCAACAAGATTAGGGCTTTAGGCagaaaaattttgttttctttttctcgtGTTTGTCGGTTTCACAAACACTCGTGTGAgaaaaaacttttagaaaaatatatctcttctattttctcttttcttcatcaCGTAAGATTCTCTAGTTTCATATCTTGTGACATGGTTCATTAGTTTTGTTTGTCTAAATtcgaaacaaaaatatcaaagtggACATAACtcaattgatatattatttactcACTTCTTTTATACCAGAAGTAACGATACAAAGACCCGtgaaaaaactaaatcatACATTGCATCATTATTCCTTCCTTTCTTTACCCAACAAATGGACGATTAAAATaacagaagaaacaaaaagggaATTGCAAACCAATTCTCATTCTTACAACTGCAAACATTTGCAAACTACCAAAGCAATATCACGCTTATCCTTATATTTAAGGATTCCCAcgtttttttccccttttttggctttgtattaatttgtaaacttatccacctcttttttttatttttttggctttattcttcttcgtcttttttgtttctcatacTTATATTCAAGAGGACAATCAATGAAACCAAATTGAGGGAAAAAACTAGATATGTTTAGCTATATATTTGTAGCTTTTGGATTCCCAAACAtagatatgaaaaaagaatatgattttctagttttaaatttattggtaGGAATAATGTGACATACAAAATGAAGGAATACCTACTACTAGTGTGGTActtatcatttaattaatgcTTAAGTGTGGAAGTATAGAGTTTTAGGATGGCGAGCAAACTAGTTTTCAATGGAGCTATATAAAACCTAGTGTTAcatatctattttattttttaaaaaatataatttaggaTTTTATCGTTCCTTTTAGAAATATAACTTTCAAGAGCTAGATCAGATCAAGTGACGCATCAGATAAGGACTTACCTAGAATAGACTCtcaataataagaataaagtAAGTTGGTCTCAGCCTTTGTCTCTAAAGGCAAGTCAGACAATTTAGGCTAAGGTGACCCAATTTATTTGTCCTTTCTTCTTCGAcgtttttctataaaataggTAAAGCCTCAAGCTCGTTTCCTACGCACGTACTTCGCTCACTCTTCATTTGCAATTCTCTTAGGACCTATTTTATCCTTGTTTTAGATTCGCTTGAATAATTAAACtacttttagatttgatttttcttacGAGaccaaaattatttgtaacaaatatttaaaaattctaaCAATGTTTAGAAATGTGATTGACTTGTAGCTTTTGAAGTGAACTATAGAAAAGCAAATGAAAAACGAAGATAAAGTAAGATGTTCAATAGGCGAGAATGGAAcgttgttatatatttttactagTTCCATACCAAAGATCGTAAAAATATCTACGAAAAGAGGGGATAGTTTATGAAGCATTTTTCAATGTTGGTTTTTATGTTCACGTGGCTACACAAAGTCGTCAAAGACTTTGTGGTCCatatattcaattattaaaaCTTACTAACActccaaaacaaacaaattataattaacacATCATTCTCATACCCTtcatactttaaaatatttacaaagtagaaaaattttgtttttttgctttcGATTTGTATAATGATaagtaatattattaataaagggTTATGagtaataaatttgttattatacacttaattattattcttaaaaatgcAAGCTAACCTAGttataaaaagtgaaatataattttagagaggtagtttcattttttttttttaatttccatactttaaatcatttgaaatgacaaaatttatttaaaatattaaaatatcataatctaTCAGTTTATATTTTcgatagattttgaaaatttttatatttataaatgttttgttcATTTCATCCTATTTGAAAACCACTCCTTCACATACTcgttttataaaatgtatattttatcatttgagaATTAAATATGCAATATTCTTCTAAAACTCGAACGTTggaattatattttgaaaagaaaaggagaaaaagaaagagagagagaattaaaAGAGGTAGTTTTTCTAATAACTTTCCAAACATTAATAATCACCAAAGCATCATTCATATATGACAtcaagataaaataaataaaaaggttgCCTTATtgagaaggaaaaataaacaaagtttgattttttaaaataaaaacaacaaatagaattgaatcatttttccacaataaactaatattaaattatttcaattcaaaaaatatttgttatacaACATTTTCATggcttttatttaaaatatgtattatgaaAAAACGTAATTTTATAACTTAATATTTGCAATTTATAAACACGTGCGTTCTaatcaatttattaatcataTTAGGTAAAgctcatttatattttaggatTTAgtcttgaaaaataatttttttcttagagAATTCAAAAACCACTTTTTGAATTtacattaaactttttttttttatgacattggaatatttaaaaaataataataataaaaggataGAGAGGAAAGcatttattttgtgttaatTTGTCATCCAAGTAAAATAAGGTATcctaataaatgaaaagaaatgaaagggaaaaaaaagggaagaaatgAATGGTTGGTTGGGATGAAGCAAATAGAGAGTGCCTCTCATTCCCAATCTTTGATCACAAACTTTCCACTCCACAATTAACAAATCAGAAaagtgaaagagagagagacgTCCTCAACTTGGTTTTggcctttctttttcttttatttttttcttctttttctttttatataattcaattacaaCTTGATCCatataatttcatattattaatcaattttatttttttatattgattttttattatgaattttgtattttaccCATAAGAGATTCCTAaaggttatatatattatctgcaaaattatgattttttaaattttagttttatactttttgaaatttgtaattgttttctctcatttaacttaataattgtttttttttcacttatcCTGTAAATACTTgaatttctaattaaatttttaaatataatgtttttttcgtagttttcaaatttttggtTGAAAGTATTAGTTGAAAGTTGATAACAAAACATATAGACTTACTTATGCGTGTCggtaaacttattttttaacaacacatatatgtatatatgaatgcaaaaactattaaacaaaacattagAGTTTGTAATTATGAATATTATTAGGTTAAAATGTTATCTTGACCCGTGCAATTTTAGTTAGtgtaattttaacatttttgctataatgttttaaaacctattttttttctattatattttcttttagaaggAGGATTAATTTAAGTTAGAATTCActtcataaaacataaaaatggtTCAAATCCATAAAAAGTGATAAAACATTTGTAGAAAAGTGgggtaaaataaattttgtttttcttttttattgaaggtaaatagtttgttttttcatgtattttttaaaaagtccTATGAAATACAAATGTTAAAAAGATATAGTTGAAAGTATGTCCAAAATGGCAAATGCCATCAATTACATCACTCTCcatttgttcttattttacttaatttgTTTAGTGGGGATTTGATTCGTCGTACAATTTAGTCaaagattatgaaaataaatattaatttgtcaACACCTAAAGTTAAAAAGTGGGGAATATATTCTGATTTTTCATTCTATTTAATCGTTTTTTTAGTGTACTTTTACTTTCAATTCATCGCTCTCTAACTCTTTTGGATTAGTACTTAAAGTTcataaaagaggaagaaaaataacatccttttgtattaaaatttaaataatccCTTTAGTCGTTGCCGCCCTCCTCTTGGCCACCTTGCATATCTCTATTTTATGTCAAAGTCTAATGTCgtttttaggttaaaaaatgtattcacGTGAAAAAGGTATTATGAGTTTAGGTTAATAAGTAAATCGGTTGATAATCCATAAACTACGTCTGATAGTTATtatgagtttgaaaatttaactTGAGTATATTCAagataatttgtaatttgaaggAATACATGTGAATAGTGTATATAATTGTGACAATAGCAAACAGTGAcatatctataaattttatatatagggACACTGTATAACAAACacactaaaagaaatattaatgagcttcaaaaataatttatttaataagtaTTACAATTGCCCTCTACGAGTTTTCGTGTTTTGAAATAGATCCATAATAAGTTTATTATCTAacttatctaataaatatttctcaATATAAGCTATAAGACAATCATTTATCTTCGATTACCGAATAGAGTATTTACAATATTCATGGTAGAAAATGTTCTATCTACCGTAGTTGTTGCAACCGGTAAAATCAATGCCAATGCGAGCAACCAATAAACTAATGTGTAGACCTTATCTCTTTTCGTAACGACTATTTCATAtcaataatgtaattttttaaagttgatcCTCAGGTATAAAGGGTTCAATAGAAGAAAAGTCTCTTGGATAAAACTAGGCAAGTTGACTAAAGAGATTAAGAACGcttgcaaaaatggcaaaacaagttataataattaagtctataacacgtttactttattatttacgAAAATGACAAGATCAAAATCTAACCCACATATAAAAAACTTGGATcggattatttttttactatatttataaaatcacaaatgctaaacaaatttttacaaaatatttaaactaatttatcaCCAACTACAATTtctcatatattatttatctaTTATAAGGAAAAACTAAGAGAAAAGCTAAATCTATAATGACACTGCTTCATGTGAATATTGATGGGCtatttattttgatcaatAATGAAGCCCAATGAACTGTAGGTATGGGGTGAGCCCAAATAGTGTGGAAGGTTGGAATCCAAAAGGGGCTATCTATTGCCTAAccctatttttcttctttttgtccTTGCGGCTGCATTTCCACGCCATCGAATCAAACGTGAGTTGGGATTAAAAAGAATGATTAAAACTAATCTAaacgttttattttaaacgctaaaaacaattacaagttTAATACAAGAACTTTCAAATTTGGGTATCTTCTAAATTTAAGTcgaaattttctataaaaaaataaaatgtcaaaattaatCTACACtgcatttaaaaatattttaaatgtgaaATATTTGATGCAAATGCGAAATGTCTCAATTTATTCcctcaaattttaatacataatCGAGAGATAAATATCATGCAATTTCTTCCACAGCCTATATTGAGTGTAAGTCAAACCCGAACTACCCTACTCATATTATATGAATTGggttaaattagtttaaattatcgTTGGAGGGagaattttggttttttcgaA of the Cucumis sativus cultivar 9930 chromosome 3, Cucumber_9930_V3, whole genome shotgun sequence genome contains:
- the LOC101212455 gene encoding CTD nuclear envelope phosphatase 1 homolog, whose translation is MEQIGQTEVCAPRSLQVWQAFMDWLSFFFHVIVQIVRGAPSLPQILSYIGFRFPLLPSSAPSFKPLPAAELPLHQFSTKKISSLSDLDDGGGQDRPLEKVTVVLDLDETLVCAYETSSLPAVFRTQATEAGLNWFELECVSSDKEIEGKPKISYVTVFERPGLHEFLSQAAEFADLILFTAGLEGYAKPLVDRIDTEGRFSHRLYRPSTVSTEYREHVKDLSCIQRDLSRVVIIDNNPFSFLLQPTNGIPCLPFSPAQPADNQLLEVLLPLLKHLALEKDVRPILYERFHMPEWFQIHGIP
- the LOC101217811 gene encoding rhodanese-like domain-containing protein 10 encodes the protein MAVQLSYLYGVPIRQRPLLLSPLTRRRTAVSQVRAVAKNAQELLKSGEVEAIRPKEAATAIDSEGFKLLDIRPAWEWEKARVKESVHVALFVKDEDYGPIGLLKKWVHFGYIGLWTGQNLTTLNPDFIKEVEAAVPDKNTKLLVACGEGLRSLIAVSKLHKEGYKNLGWLAGGFNRTDETDFPSVEGPEKLQYATIGGVSYYFLQLLILLQAVGKNN
- the LOC101212698 gene encoding probable pyridoxal 5'-phosphate synthase subunit PDX1; this translates as MAGSGVVAVYGNGALTETKQSPFSVKVGLAQMLRGGVIMDVVNAEQARVAEEAGACAVMALERVPADIRAQGGVARMSDPQLIKEIKQAVTIPVMAKARIGHFVEAQILEAIGIDYVDESEVLTLADEENHINKHNFRIPFVCGCRNLGEALRRIREGAAMIRTKGEAGTGNIIEAVRHVRSVMGDIRLLRNMDDDEVFTFAKKIAAPYDLVLQTKQLGRLPVVQFAAGGVATPADAALMMQLGCDGVFVGSGVFKSGDPARRARAIVQAVTHYNDPEVLAEVSCGLGEAMVGLNLNEKVERFANRSE